The following proteins are co-located in the Mesorhizobium australicum WSM2073 genome:
- a CDS encoding valine--tRNA ligase, with translation MLEKTYDAKTVEPKIAKVWEEADAFRAGAGAEEGAEAFTIVIPPPNVTGSLHMGHALNNTLQDILVRFERMRGKNVLWQPGMDHAGIATQMVVERQLMEKQIHRRDLTREEFIEKVWEWKAESGGAIFNQLKRLGASADWSRERFTMDEGLSKAVLEVFVTLYKEGLIYKDKRLVNWDPKLLTAISDLEVEQQEVNGNLWHFRYPVEGVTFDPENPKTFVIVATTRPETMLGDTAVAVNPEDDRFRHLVGKNVVLPIVGRKIPVVADEYSDPEKGSGAVKITPAHDFNDFEVGKRHKLPAINILTVEAAIKLRDNEDFLAGVEVTPERQAVWDELDGLDRFVARKKIVELMEAGGFLDKVEPHRHAVPHGDRGGVPIEPFLTEQWYANAAELAKPAIASVREGRTKIIPNSWDKTYFQWMENIEPWCISRQLWWGHQIPAWYGPDGRVFVEKTEEEALSAAIEYYLALEGPWKAWVEDKLENFKPGEILTRDEDVLDTWFSSALWPFSTLGWPEQTPELKTYYQTDVLVTGFDLIFFWVARMMMMGLHFMGEEPFHTVYMHALVRDKNGAKMSKSKGNVIDPLDLIDEYGADALRFTLTVMAAQGRDVKLDPARIAGYRNFGTKLWNATRFAEMNEVARNDDFWLNDAKLAVNRWILTELTRAAREVTDGITSYRFNEAAGAAYRFVWNLFCDWYLELLKPVFMGSDEAAKAESRACVAFVLDEIYKLLHPMMPFMTEELWAQTAGEGRERGSLLCHAAWPSPDFEDHEAAGDINWLVDLVSGIRSVRSEMNVPPAAIAPLVVVGANDVTRERLVREESAIKRLARVGDISLADAAPKGSAQIVLNEATICLPLGSLIDLTAEAGRLQKELVKVTEEIARLHKKLSNEKFVASAPAEIVEGEREKLAEYRAAQDKLSVALTRVRDAG, from the coding sequence CGCTGGGGCGGAGGAGGGGGCCGAGGCCTTCACCATCGTCATTCCGCCGCCCAACGTCACCGGCTCGCTGCATATGGGCCATGCGCTCAACAACACGCTGCAGGACATTCTGGTCCGCTTCGAGCGCATGCGTGGCAAGAACGTCTTGTGGCAGCCCGGCATGGACCATGCCGGCATCGCCACGCAGATGGTGGTCGAGCGGCAGCTGATGGAAAAGCAGATCCACCGCCGCGATCTCACCCGCGAGGAATTCATCGAGAAAGTGTGGGAGTGGAAGGCCGAATCGGGCGGCGCGATCTTCAACCAGCTGAAACGTCTCGGCGCTTCCGCCGACTGGTCGCGCGAACGCTTCACCATGGACGAGGGCCTCTCCAAGGCCGTGCTCGAAGTCTTCGTCACGCTCTACAAGGAAGGGCTGATCTACAAGGACAAGCGCCTTGTGAACTGGGACCCGAAACTGTTGACCGCGATCTCCGATCTCGAGGTCGAGCAGCAGGAGGTCAACGGCAACCTCTGGCATTTCCGCTATCCGGTCGAAGGCGTGACGTTCGATCCCGAGAATCCAAAAACCTTCGTTATCGTGGCGACGACTCGTCCCGAGACAATGCTGGGCGACACGGCTGTCGCGGTGAATCCAGAGGACGACCGGTTCCGGCATCTCGTCGGCAAGAATGTCGTCCTGCCGATCGTCGGGCGCAAGATCCCTGTCGTGGCCGACGAGTATTCCGATCCGGAAAAGGGGTCCGGAGCGGTCAAGATCACGCCGGCGCATGATTTCAACGACTTCGAGGTCGGCAAGCGCCACAAGCTGCCGGCGATCAACATCCTGACCGTCGAAGCGGCCATCAAGCTCAGGGATAATGAGGACTTCCTCGCCGGCGTCGAGGTGACGCCGGAGCGCCAGGCCGTCTGGGACGAGCTCGACGGCCTCGACCGTTTCGTTGCGCGCAAGAAGATCGTCGAGCTGATGGAGGCCGGCGGCTTCCTCGACAAGGTCGAGCCGCACCGCCATGCGGTGCCGCATGGCGACCGCGGCGGCGTGCCGATCGAACCGTTCCTGACCGAGCAGTGGTACGCCAACGCGGCGGAACTCGCCAAGCCGGCGATCGCCTCGGTGCGCGAGGGGCGCACCAAAATAATCCCCAACAGCTGGGACAAGACCTACTTCCAGTGGATGGAGAATATCGAACCCTGGTGTATTTCGCGCCAGCTCTGGTGGGGTCACCAGATTCCGGCCTGGTACGGGCCAGATGGGCGTGTCTTCGTCGAGAAGACCGAGGAAGAGGCGCTGAGCGCCGCCATCGAATATTATCTGGCGCTGGAAGGGCCATGGAAGGCCTGGGTCGAGGACAAGCTCGAGAACTTCAAGCCGGGCGAGATCCTGACCCGCGACGAGGATGTGCTCGACACCTGGTTCTCGTCGGCGCTGTGGCCTTTCTCGACGCTGGGCTGGCCGGAGCAGACGCCGGAGCTGAAGACTTATTATCAGACCGACGTGCTGGTGACCGGCTTCGATCTTATCTTCTTCTGGGTCGCCCGCATGATGATGATGGGCCTCCACTTCATGGGCGAGGAGCCGTTCCACACCGTTTATATGCATGCGCTGGTGCGCGACAAGAACGGCGCCAAGATGTCGAAGTCGAAAGGCAACGTCATCGATCCGCTCGACCTGATCGACGAATATGGCGCCGATGCGCTGCGTTTCACCCTAACGGTGATGGCTGCCCAAGGGCGCGATGTTAAGCTCGATCCGGCGCGTATCGCCGGCTACCGCAATTTCGGCACCAAGCTGTGGAACGCGACGCGTTTCGCCGAGATGAACGAAGTCGCGCGCAATGACGATTTCTGGCTGAACGACGCCAAGCTGGCGGTCAACCGCTGGATCCTGACCGAACTGACACGCGCCGCGCGCGAGGTCACCGACGGCATCACCTCGTATCGCTTCAACGAGGCGGCTGGAGCCGCCTACCGCTTCGTCTGGAACCTGTTCTGCGACTGGTATCTGGAACTGTTGAAGCCGGTGTTCATGGGCTCGGACGAGGCCGCCAAGGCCGAAAGCCGCGCCTGCGTCGCCTTCGTGCTCGACGAGATCTACAAGCTCCTGCATCCGATGATGCCGTTCATGACCGAGGAGCTCTGGGCGCAGACGGCGGGCGAGGGCAGGGAGCGGGGCTCGCTGCTGTGCCATGCCGCATGGCCGTCGCCGGATTTCGAGGACCATGAAGCGGCTGGCGACATCAACTGGCTGGTCGATCTCGTCTCCGGCATCCGCTCGGTGCGCTCGGAGATGAACGTGCCGCCGGCAGCCATTGCGCCGCTGGTGGTGGTCGGCGCCAACGATGTGACGCGCGAGCGGCTGGTTCGCGAGGAGTCGGCGATCAAGCGGCTGGCGCGTGTCGGCGACATCTCGCTTGCCGATGCGGCACCCAAGGGGTCGGCACAGATCGTGCTCAACGAGGCGACGATCTGCCTGCCCCTTGGCAGCCTAATCGACCTCACCGCGGAGGCCGGGCGGCTGCAGAAGGAACTGGTCAAGGTCACCGAGGAAATCGCGCGCCTGCACAAGAAGCTGTCGAATGAGAAATTCGTCGCCAGCGCGCCGGCCGAGATCGTCGAAGGCGAGCGGGAAAAGCTCGCCGAATATCGCGCCGCGCAGGACAAGCTTTCGGTGGCGTTGACCAGGGTTCGTGACGCCGGCTGA
- a CDS encoding OmpP1/FadL family transporter, with the protein MNNLRLKALLGAGCFSLALAGSVIHPAHAGGLERGGYDIDLLFDPAPFATEAEATYVMPDRKYKNATGPGGFNFLGSTADGAEGYWVPRIGAKVQVVQGVDCMVDYSQPWGAHTAPGTSWNGAFSNVETDIKSNNYAGTCSYKFDVGKGQLRFIGGVFYQDISGFKESLVGFNPIGPSPIGRVDLEANGWGWRAGVAYEIPDIALRASLVYNSQVKLDNITGTLTTPLGSEPIYGSTQYMPDSLELKLQSGIAPGWLAFGSIKWVNWSVLQSVPICPTRFVPSASCFTGSPGAVTSLDLMYRDGWTVTGGIGHKFNDQWSAAGQLSWDRGTSHGYGAQTDTWTLGGGVAYTPRPNIEVRLAGAVGVLTSGHSGTLAGENGYVAGEDASYDFGNDLVTALSGGIKIKF; encoded by the coding sequence ATGAACAATTTGCGTCTGAAAGCACTGCTGGGAGCAGGATGCTTTTCGCTGGCTTTGGCGGGCTCGGTTATCCATCCGGCGCATGCGGGCGGCCTGGAGCGCGGCGGCTACGACATCGACCTGTTGTTCGATCCGGCGCCGTTCGCGACTGAAGCCGAAGCGACCTATGTGATGCCGGATCGCAAGTACAAAAATGCGACGGGTCCGGGTGGCTTCAATTTTCTCGGTTCGACGGCGGATGGCGCCGAGGGCTATTGGGTACCCCGTATCGGGGCGAAGGTGCAGGTCGTGCAGGGAGTCGACTGCATGGTCGACTATTCACAGCCGTGGGGTGCCCACACAGCGCCTGGTACGTCTTGGAATGGCGCGTTTTCCAACGTCGAAACGGATATCAAGAGCAATAACTACGCTGGTACCTGCTCCTACAAGTTCGATGTCGGCAAGGGCCAACTCCGTTTTATCGGCGGCGTGTTCTACCAGGATATTTCAGGCTTCAAGGAGAGCCTGGTTGGTTTCAATCCAATTGGGCCGTCACCGATTGGCCGCGTCGACCTGGAGGCCAATGGATGGGGCTGGCGAGCCGGCGTTGCATACGAAATCCCCGATATCGCTCTTCGCGCGAGCTTGGTCTACAATTCCCAGGTCAAACTTGACAACATCACCGGCACACTCACGACGCCACTTGGGTCTGAGCCGATTTATGGCTCGACGCAATACATGCCAGACTCGTTGGAGTTGAAACTTCAGTCTGGCATCGCACCCGGCTGGCTTGCCTTCGGCTCGATCAAGTGGGTCAATTGGAGTGTGCTGCAAAGCGTTCCGATCTGCCCGACTCGTTTTGTTCCATCCGCGTCTTGCTTTACCGGTTCCCCGGGTGCAGTCACCTCACTCGACCTGATGTATCGCGACGGCTGGACCGTCACCGGCGGTATCGGTCACAAGTTTAACGATCAGTGGAGCGCTGCCGGTCAGCTTTCCTGGGACCGTGGCACCTCGCATGGTTACGGCGCGCAGACCGATACTTGGACGCTGGGCGGCGGCGTTGCTTATACGCCTCGGCCTAATATCGAAGTACGTCTGGCGGGTGCGGTTGGCGTCCTGACCAGCGGCCATTCCGGCACGTTGGCCGGAGAAAACGGCTACGTGGCTGGCGAAGACGCCAGCTACGACTTCGGCAACGATCTGGTAACGGCCCTATCGGGTGGAATCAAGATCAAGTTCTAA
- the ilvD gene encoding dihydroxy-acid dehydratase — MDAKVISKAKLPSRHVTVGPARAPHRSYLYAMGLSAAEIAQPLVGVASCWNEAAPCNISLMRQAQVVKKGVAAANGTPREFCTITVTDGIAMGHQGMKSSLVSREVIADSVELTMRGHCYDALVGLAGCDKSLPGMMMAMVRLNVPSIFIYGGSILPGSYRGRQITVQDVFEAVGQHSVGTIGDAELLEIEQAACPSAGSCGAQFTANTMATVAEAIGLALPYSCGAPAPYEMRDRFNFASGEKIMELIAKNIRPRDIVTLKALENAATVVSATGGSTNAALHLPAIAHEAGLKFDLFDVAKIFEKTPYIADLKPGGKYVAKDMFEAGGIPLLMKTLLDHGYLHGDCLTVTGRTLAENMEHVAWNEHQDVVRPADRPITQTGGVVGLKGNLAPEGAIVKVAGMAELKFSGPARCFDSEEECFEAVTHRNYREGEVLVIRYEGPRGGPGMREMLSTTAALYGQGMGGKVALITDGRFSGATRGFCIGHVGPEAAVGGPIGLVKDGDVITIDAVNGTIEVALSDSELAARAKTWKARTTDYQSGAIWKYAQTVGSARDGAVTHPGGAKETHCYADI; from the coding sequence ATGGACGCCAAGGTCATCTCAAAGGCTAAGCTCCCTAGCCGCCATGTGACTGTCGGTCCGGCGCGTGCGCCGCACCGGTCCTATCTCTATGCCATGGGCCTCTCGGCGGCCGAGATCGCGCAGCCGCTGGTCGGCGTCGCCTCCTGCTGGAACGAAGCGGCACCCTGCAACATTTCGCTGATGCGGCAGGCGCAGGTGGTCAAGAAAGGGGTGGCCGCCGCCAACGGCACGCCGCGCGAATTCTGCACCATCACCGTCACCGACGGCATCGCGATGGGCCACCAGGGCATGAAGTCGTCGCTGGTGTCGCGCGAGGTCATCGCCGATTCGGTCGAGCTCACCATGCGCGGCCATTGCTACGATGCGCTGGTCGGTCTCGCCGGCTGCGACAAGTCGCTGCCCGGCATGATGATGGCCATGGTGCGGCTCAACGTGCCGTCGATATTCATCTATGGCGGCTCGATCCTGCCCGGCAGCTATCGCGGCCGCCAGATCACCGTACAGGATGTGTTCGAGGCTGTCGGGCAGCACTCGGTCGGCACGATCGGCGATGCCGAGCTGCTCGAAATCGAGCAGGCCGCCTGTCCCTCGGCCGGCTCCTGCGGTGCCCAGTTCACCGCCAACACGATGGCCACCGTCGCGGAGGCGATCGGTCTCGCGCTGCCCTATTCCTGCGGCGCGCCCGCGCCCTACGAAATGCGCGACCGCTTCAATTTCGCTTCCGGCGAAAAAATCATGGAGCTGATCGCCAAAAACATCCGGCCGCGCGACATCGTCACGCTGAAGGCGCTGGAAAACGCGGCGACCGTGGTTTCGGCCACCGGCGGCTCGACCAATGCGGCACTGCACCTGCCGGCGATCGCTCATGAGGCGGGGCTGAAATTCGACCTGTTCGACGTGGCAAAAATCTTCGAGAAGACGCCTTACATCGCCGACCTCAAGCCGGGCGGCAAATATGTAGCCAAGGACATGTTCGAGGCCGGCGGCATTCCGCTGCTGATGAAGACGCTGCTCGACCATGGCTATCTGCATGGCGATTGCCTGACGGTCACTGGCCGCACTTTGGCCGAAAATATGGAGCACGTTGCCTGGAATGAACACCAGGATGTGGTCCGCCCGGCCGACAGACCTATTACCCAAACCGGCGGTGTCGTGGGTTTGAAGGGAAACCTTGCTCCCGAAGGCGCGATCGTGAAGGTCGCGGGCATGGCGGAGTTAAAGTTCTCCGGTCCGGCGCGCTGCTTCGATTCGGAAGAGGAATGTTTCGAAGCGGTGACGCATCGCAACTACCGGGAAGGCGAGGTTCTGGTCATCCGCTATGAGGGACCGCGCGGCGGCCCTGGCATGCGCGAGATGCTGTCGACGACGGCGGCACTCTACGGCCAGGGCATGGGCGGCAAGGTGGCACTGATCACGGACGGTCGCTTCTCGGGCGCGACACGCGGCTTCTGCATCGGCCATGTCGGGCCAGAAGCGGCCGTTGGCGGTCCGATCGGTCTCGTCAAGGATGGCGACGTGATCACGATCGACGCGGTGAACGGCACGATAGAGGTGGCGCTGTCCGATAGCGAGCTGGCGGCTCGGGCGAAGACATGGAAGGCGCGTACGACCGACTATCAGTCGGGCGCGATATGGAAATACGCACAGACGGTAGGGTCCGCCCGGGATGGCGCGGTCACCCATCCGGGCGGTGCGAAAGAAACACACTGCTATGCGGATATCTGA
- a CDS encoding tetratricopeptide repeat protein gives MRISELLKSTPELLRSSVLPALVAVAIFGAVGQAVAFDDKVFDDKTGVKPQSSPWAVFQFGFSAYKNGHKEQAAEAYKYAAENGQIGATWKLARMYAEGDGVARDDYEAFKFFSEIVDQDVEPGSPEESYVSDALVALGDYLRKGIPGSPVSENEVAAQEYYMRAAANYRNPNAQFEMGQMFLKGEGGVKASVKQAGRWFQLAAEKGHAGAQATLGHLLFQSGKVVRGLAMMTAALERASPADQPWIRGMQEEAFAAAGEADRRTAISLADDILTKGSNVDQ, from the coding sequence ATGCGGATATCTGAGTTGTTGAAGTCAACACCAGAGTTGCTGAGGTCATCTGTCCTTCCGGCACTGGTCGCGGTTGCGATCTTTGGCGCCGTGGGCCAGGCCGTGGCTTTCGACGACAAGGTGTTCGACGACAAGACCGGAGTGAAGCCGCAGTCGAGCCCCTGGGCGGTGTTCCAGTTCGGCTTCTCCGCCTACAAGAACGGCCACAAGGAACAGGCGGCCGAGGCCTATAAATACGCCGCCGAAAACGGCCAGATCGGCGCCACCTGGAAGCTTGCCCGCATGTATGCCGAAGGCGACGGCGTGGCCCGCGACGATTATGAGGCGTTCAAGTTCTTCTCGGAGATCGTAGACCAGGACGTCGAGCCCGGCTCTCCGGAAGAAAGCTACGTCTCCGACGCGCTGGTGGCGCTGGGCGACTATCTGCGCAAGGGCATTCCCGGCAGCCCGGTCAGCGAGAACGAGGTGGCGGCGCAGGAATACTACATGCGCGCCGCCGCCAATTACCGCAATCCGAACGCCCAGTTCGAGATGGGGCAGATGTTCCTGAAGGGTGAAGGCGGCGTGAAGGCCAGCGTCAAGCAGGCCGGGCGCTGGTTCCAGCTCGCCGCCGAGAAGGGCCATGCCGGCGCGCAGGCGACGCTTGGCCATCTGTTGTTCCAGAGCGGCAAGGTCGTGCGCGGCCTGGCGATGATGACAGCGGCCCTCGAGCGTGCTTCCCCGGCCGATCAGCCCTGGATTCGCGGCATGCAGGAAGAGGCCTTCGCCGCTGCCGGCGAAGCCGACCGTCGCACCGCGATCTCACTGGCCGACGATATCCTGACCAAGGGCAGCAACGTCGATCAGTAA
- the xth gene encoding exodeoxyribonuclease III: MKIVTWNINGVRARIGNLTHWLTESAPDIVCLQEIKTVDEQFPRAEIEALGYNVETHGQKGFNGVALLSKLPFDEVIRGLPGDDIDEQARFIEGVFSTDKGALRVASLYLPNGNPIDDEKKFPYKLSWMARLERWAQERLRLEEALVLAGDYNVIPEPIDARFPENWLGDALFQPRTRQAFRRLLNLGFTEAVRAVTDAPDTYTFWDYQAGAWQKNNGIRIDHLLLSPEAANRFSSASIEKHVRAWEKPSDHVPVAINLALQPAG; the protein is encoded by the coding sequence ATGAAAATCGTCACCTGGAACATCAACGGCGTGCGCGCCCGCATCGGCAACCTGACCCATTGGCTGACCGAGAGCGCGCCCGACATCGTCTGCCTGCAGGAGATCAAGACGGTCGACGAGCAGTTCCCGCGTGCCGAGATCGAGGCGCTTGGCTATAATGTCGAAACCCATGGCCAGAAGGGCTTCAACGGTGTCGCCCTGCTGTCGAAGCTTCCTTTCGACGAGGTCATCAGGGGCCTGCCGGGCGACGACATCGACGAGCAGGCCCGTTTCATCGAGGGTGTTTTTTCCACCGACAAGGGCGCACTTCGTGTCGCCTCGCTCTATCTGCCCAACGGCAACCCGATCGATGACGAGAAGAAGTTCCCCTACAAGCTGTCGTGGATGGCGCGGCTGGAGCGGTGGGCGCAGGAGCGCCTGAGGCTGGAAGAGGCGCTGGTGCTGGCCGGCGACTACAATGTCATCCCCGAGCCCATCGACGCGCGGTTTCCGGAGAACTGGCTGGGCGACGCGCTGTTCCAGCCGCGGACGCGGCAGGCCTTCCGCCGGCTGCTGAACCTCGGCTTCACCGAAGCGGTGCGCGCGGTCACCGATGCGCCTGATACCTACACGTTCTGGGATTATCAGGCCGGCGCCTGGCAGAAGAACAACGGCATCCGCATCGACCATCTGCTGTTGTCGCCGGAAGCCGCAAACCGGTTCTCATCGGCTTCGATCGAAAAACATGTGCGCGCCTGGGAAAAACCGTCCGATCACGTCCCGGTAGCGATCAACCTCGCGCTGCAGCCGGCCGGATAA
- a CDS encoding VOC family protein translates to MPATGAVRQVALSAGRDLDATLVFWRDVLGMSIHARYDPPGIAFIMAGNVRLLFTDGIPAGTLYLDMSGLEAFYAEAKAAGIPFTAPPALVHRDTEGQFGPAGESEWMAFIKDPAGNTIGLVERRPPQEQ, encoded by the coding sequence ATGCCCGCTACTGGCGCGGTTCGTCAGGTTGCGCTCTCCGCCGGTCGCGACCTCGACGCGACGCTGGTCTTTTGGCGCGACGTCCTCGGCATGAGCATTCATGCCCGCTACGATCCGCCCGGCATTGCCTTCATCATGGCCGGCAATGTCAGGCTGTTGTTCACCGACGGCATCCCGGCCGGCACTCTCTATCTCGACATGTCAGGCCTCGAAGCCTTTTATGCCGAGGCCAAGGCAGCCGGCATTCCCTTCACCGCGCCGCCGGCGCTCGTCCATCGCGACACCGAGGGCCAGTTCGGCCCGGCGGGGGAAAGCGAATGGATGGCCTTTATAAAGGACCCGGCAGGCAATACGATCGGACTCGTTGAACGCCGCCCGCCGCAGGAACAATGA
- the erpA gene encoding iron-sulfur cluster insertion protein ErpA, with amino-acid sequence MGADAKTAMKVDMTEAAAKRIARIVSAEAGKTALRVSVEGGGCSGFSYKFDLVDTRNDDDVAIEKNGATVLIDDLSLVYMGGSVIDFVDDLMGQSFQIRNPNAVASCGCGTSFSI; translated from the coding sequence CCAAGACTGCCATGAAAGTCGATATGACCGAGGCCGCGGCCAAGCGGATCGCCAGGATTGTTTCGGCCGAAGCCGGCAAGACGGCGCTGCGTGTGTCCGTCGAAGGTGGCGGCTGCTCCGGCTTTTCCTACAAATTCGATCTGGTCGACACACGCAATGACGACGACGTCGCCATCGAGAAGAATGGCGCCACGGTGCTGATCGACGATCTGTCGCTGGTCTATATGGGTGGCTCGGTGATCGATTTCGTCGACGATCTGATGGGACAGTCGTTCCAGATCAGGAACCCGAATGCGGTCGCCTCCTGCGGCTGCGGCACCAGCTTCTCCATCTAG